One window of Thermococcus sp. Bubb.Bath genomic DNA carries:
- a CDS encoding CopG family transcriptional regulator has translation MSKESKGKIPKLFAGSVNDLTKPSKPKKEKEREDLKHQKKQKTLYISLDINKKLIELYGDEGRRQSIIVEDAVNLYYYLRQALGEKKFDELMSAVRKEDPEFLREYLGKFRL, from the coding sequence TTGTCGAAGGAGAGTAAGGGCAAAATTCCGAAGCTTTTTGCCGGTTCGGTTAACGACCTGACCAAGCCTTCAAAGCCCAAGAAGGAGAAGGAGAGGGAAGACCTCAAGCACCAAAAGAAGCAGAAGACCCTCTACATAAGCCTCGACATCAACAAAAAGCTCATCGAGCTCTACGGCGACGAAGGAAGGAGGCAGAGCATAATCGTGGAAGATGCCGTGAACCTCTACTACTATCTCCGCCAGGCCCTCGGGGAAAAGAAGTTTGACGAGCTTATGAGCGCGGTCAGAAAGGAGGATCCGGAGTTTCTAAGGGAGTACCTGGGGAAGTTCCGCCTCTGA
- a CDS encoding ABC transporter substrate-binding protein, whose product MKRRYLPVVLVFLVVFSVVASGCLGGGGTSSTTSSPSQGTSSSPQVAAQLIIGVTDKVTDLDPANAYDFYTWEVLNNVMEGLVKYKPGTLEIEPGLAKSWDVNNDSTVWTFHLRQGLKFDDGTPFTARDVVRSINRVMTIKGDPSWLVTSFVDHVEAKDNYTVVFYLKHPTAYFLSLLTTPPYFPVSPKYDNDKIDSDATYGGIGPYKITKWVRDQELVLEANPYYYGSKPKTKMIIVKFYNDASTMRLALQNGEIDIAWRTLRPTDIKSLEQDKNVKVIEVPGAFIRYICLNTKINPTKNIKVRQALAAAVNRSEIASVVFQDTVEPLYSLIPNGMWSHKDVFKDVYGDANLDLAKKLLSEAGYSESNPLQITLWYTPTHYGDTEASLAQVLKSEWEKTGMIKVEIKSAEWNTYTDYARKGQMMVYLLGWYPDYLDPDDYTTPFLDGDANGWAGTGYNNTQMNTILRKAQTITDQTQRASLYEQAQDILAQDVPYIPLIQGKLFVVTQKNVEGVTIGPDMIFHYNTVYKTG is encoded by the coding sequence ATGAAAAGGCGGTATCTGCCAGTAGTTTTAGTGTTTTTGGTCGTTTTTTCTGTAGTGGCCAGCGGCTGCCTCGGTGGAGGTGGCACCTCGTCAACTACATCAAGCCCCTCGCAGGGGACAAGTAGCTCCCCCCAGGTTGCGGCCCAGCTGATAATAGGAGTGACAGACAAGGTTACCGACCTCGATCCGGCCAACGCCTACGACTTCTACACCTGGGAGGTTCTCAACAACGTGATGGAGGGCCTTGTGAAATACAAGCCTGGGACCCTGGAGATAGAACCCGGCCTCGCCAAGAGTTGGGATGTCAACAACGACTCAACTGTCTGGACCTTCCACCTGCGGCAGGGGCTTAAGTTCGACGACGGAACCCCGTTCACAGCGCGGGATGTGGTTAGGAGCATCAACAGGGTTATGACCATAAAGGGGGACCCCTCCTGGCTTGTAACCAGCTTCGTTGACCACGTCGAAGCCAAGGACAACTACACCGTCGTCTTCTACCTCAAGCACCCAACGGCCTACTTCCTCTCCCTCTTAACGACCCCGCCGTACTTCCCGGTGAGCCCGAAGTATGACAACGATAAAATAGACAGCGACGCTACTTACGGAGGAATCGGCCCGTACAAGATAACCAAATGGGTCCGCGACCAGGAGCTCGTCCTCGAGGCCAACCCCTACTACTACGGCTCCAAACCCAAGACTAAGATGATAATAGTCAAGTTCTACAACGACGCCTCGACCATGAGGTTGGCCCTCCAGAACGGCGAGATCGACATAGCTTGGAGAACCCTGAGGCCGACTGACATAAAGAGCCTCGAGCAGGATAAAAATGTAAAGGTCATAGAGGTTCCTGGAGCGTTCATAAGATATATATGCCTAAACACCAAGATCAACCCGACGAAGAACATCAAGGTCAGGCAGGCCCTCGCGGCGGCCGTTAACAGGTCTGAAATAGCCAGCGTTGTCTTCCAGGACACCGTTGAGCCGCTCTACAGCCTCATTCCAAACGGGATGTGGAGCCACAAGGACGTCTTCAAGGATGTTTACGGCGACGCCAACCTCGACCTCGCCAAGAAGCTCCTCAGCGAAGCCGGTTACTCCGAGAGCAATCCACTCCAGATAACGCTCTGGTACACGCCGACTCACTACGGTGACACAGAGGCCTCACTCGCCCAGGTTCTCAAGAGCGAGTGGGAGAAGACGGGTATGATCAAAGTCGAGATAAAGAGCGCCGAGTGGAACACCTACACCGACTACGCCAGGAAGGGCCAGATGATGGTCTACCTTCTCGGCTGGTACCCGGACTACCTTGATCCGGATGACTACACCACCCCGTTCCTTGACGGAGACGCCAACGGCTGGGCTGGAACCGGCTACAACAACACCCAGATGAACACCATACTCAGGAAGGCCCAGACTATAACGGACCAGACCCAGAGGGCAAGCCTGTACGAGCAGGCCCAGGACATCCTGGCCCAGGACGTTCCATACATACCGCTGATCCAGGGCAAGCTCTTCGTCGTGACCCAGAAGAACGTTGAGGGCGTTACCATCGGACCGGACATGATATTCCACTACAACACCGTCTACAAGACGGGATGA
- a CDS encoding 6-hydroxymethylpterin diphosphokinase MptE-like protein encodes MKWEEWEPFYRRIVREMGYSIEEDRKAAQILRALLLKGDDYILREELEMVVGRKVYVFGAGPSLGTALREFDFSDGTLIAADGATSALLENDFIPDIVVTDLDGRVPGLKIANDRGAFMVIHAHGDNIDKLTSYVPFFSRILGTTQVEPLDIVYNFGGFTDGDRAAFLAEELGAKEILLVGFDFGDIVGKWSKPFLREHSPVWETKRKKFEFAVELLKWLEENGKAVIRKIDIEEQNKERV; translated from the coding sequence ATGAAGTGGGAAGAGTGGGAGCCGTTCTACCGGAGGATAGTGAGGGAGATGGGCTATTCAATAGAGGAGGACAGAAAAGCCGCCCAAATACTTCGTGCGCTTCTGCTGAAAGGAGACGACTATATCCTCCGTGAGGAGCTTGAGATGGTCGTCGGGAGGAAAGTTTACGTCTTCGGGGCTGGACCGAGCCTTGGGACTGCTTTGAGAGAGTTTGACTTCTCCGACGGAACACTCATAGCGGCTGACGGCGCTACCTCCGCCCTCCTTGAGAACGACTTCATTCCCGACATTGTTGTCACTGACCTCGATGGTAGGGTTCCCGGTTTGAAGATAGCCAACGATAGGGGGGCTTTTATGGTTATCCATGCTCACGGGGACAACATTGATAAGCTGACTTCATACGTGCCTTTCTTTTCCAGAATACTTGGAACTACTCAGGTAGAGCCGCTCGACATCGTCTACAACTTCGGTGGTTTTACAGATGGGGATAGGGCAGCTTTCCTCGCGGAAGAGCTTGGGGCTAAGGAGATACTCCTCGTTGGCTTTGATTTCGGTGATATCGTGGGCAAATGGAGCAAGCCTTTCCTCAGGGAACACTCACCAGTCTGGGAAACTAAGAGGAAGAAGTTCGAGTTTGCCGTGGAGCTGCTCAAATGGTTGGAGGAAAACGGAAAGGCAGTCATAAGAAAGATTGACATTGAAGAACAGAACAAAGAAAGAGTTTAG
- a CDS encoding adenylyltransferase/cytidyltransferase family protein, whose product MVEESGKGKKDRIRVLVGGVFDILHVGHIHFLKQAKSLGDELVVIVANDATVERNKGRKPVNTAEDRAELLRAIRYVDEVYVGSPNAIDYELVRQIDPDIVAIGPDQTFNCDRLKEELRKNGIDAEVIRIPYLYKKDRAKTSKILQRIVEEFCE is encoded by the coding sequence ATGGTGGAAGAATCCGGAAAAGGAAAAAAGGATAGAATTAGGGTTCTCGTGGGGGGAGTCTTCGACATCCTCCACGTCGGCCACATACACTTTTTGAAGCAGGCAAAGAGCCTGGGGGACGAGTTAGTGGTGATAGTTGCCAACGACGCCACGGTCGAGCGAAACAAGGGCAGGAAGCCAGTAAACACCGCTGAGGACCGGGCAGAGCTCCTGAGGGCCATCAGATACGTCGACGAGGTTTACGTGGGTTCCCCCAACGCCATCGACTACGAGCTCGTCAGGCAGATAGACCCGGATATAGTGGCGATTGGGCCCGACCAGACCTTCAACTGCGACCGCCTCAAGGAGGAGCTCCGGAAGAACGGGATAGATGCGGAGGTCATTAGAATCCCATACCTTTACAAGAAGGACAGGGCTAAGACGAGCAAAATCCTCCAGCGCATAGTCGAGGAGTTCTGCGAGTGA
- a CDS encoding DUF4443 domain-containing protein: protein MSWKRGAYPEFTVEDAVAALFILKEPMGRKALAEMLDLGEGSIRTLLRKLNGLELIQSTQRGHSLSERGLELVEKLLEEFSEVQGVGKIEGLPAYALVVRKPGEFKSIELRDEAIRFLARGAMILTVKNGEPAFPEDGRPLRETMPELADRLESLLDFSEGDVIVVTWAENQAAAMKSAYHVAIALKGDSLPEDLLRIMR, encoded by the coding sequence ATGAGCTGGAAGAGGGGAGCTTATCCTGAATTCACCGTTGAAGATGCCGTTGCGGCGCTGTTTATTCTCAAGGAGCCGATGGGGAGGAAGGCCCTTGCAGAGATGCTCGACCTGGGGGAAGGGAGCATTCGGACACTTCTAAGGAAGCTCAACGGACTCGAGCTGATCCAGTCCACCCAAAGGGGGCACTCTTTGAGTGAGAGAGGATTGGAACTGGTTGAGAAACTGTTGGAGGAGTTCTCGGAAGTCCAGGGTGTGGGGAAGATAGAGGGTCTTCCCGCGTACGCCCTCGTGGTGAGAAAACCTGGGGAATTTAAGAGCATAGAGCTCAGGGATGAGGCGATAAGATTCCTAGCGAGGGGAGCTATGATACTGACTGTTAAGAATGGTGAGCCAGCCTTCCCTGAGGACGGGAGGCCCTTACGGGAGACCATGCCCGAACTGGCCGACAGGCTGGAGAGCCTCCTGGATTTCTCAGAGGGGGATGTCATCGTGGTGACGTGGGCAGAGAACCAAGCCGCCGCCATGAAGAGCGCATACCATGTTGCTATAGCACTGAAGGGAGACTCCCTCCCGGAGGATCTTCTCAGGATAATGAGGTGA
- a CDS encoding ABC transporter permease has product MINLARGLGRYIVIRALMIIPMILILYTIVFLFLRVLPGNPILAVVGTKNIPPEQLHHLEHMAGLDKPLYVQYFDYLWKMLHGNLGVTLASPMGKPVSSYIALRLPATIELTIFAFTVSVLLGLATGVWGAVRKGTKIDTSMRVYSIVAYTLFIPWFGMMLQYLFGVKLHWLPTSGRIDPGITSFHSITGLYLLDSLVEGNWAAFVSVAEHLILPSLTLGIVLSGAYTRLVRNNMIDVLSQDFIRSYKARGVPDRKVLRYALKNAFIPVVTLMGLQFAILLGGAVLTETTFNWPGMGTFIMDRINYRDYNSIQGAVIVFALFVGLISLIVDIIYAILDPRVEY; this is encoded by the coding sequence GTGATTAACTTGGCCAGGGGATTGGGTCGCTACATAGTAATAAGGGCCCTTATGATAATCCCAATGATACTCATCCTCTATACGATAGTTTTCCTATTCCTCCGCGTTCTCCCCGGAAATCCGATTCTGGCCGTTGTGGGAACCAAAAACATCCCACCCGAGCAACTCCACCACTTGGAGCACATGGCCGGTCTCGATAAACCGCTCTACGTCCAGTACTTCGACTATCTCTGGAAGATGCTCCACGGTAACCTCGGCGTTACCCTCGCCTCGCCGATGGGCAAGCCCGTTTCGAGTTACATAGCCCTCCGCCTTCCGGCGACTATAGAGCTCACGATCTTCGCCTTCACAGTGAGCGTTCTCCTGGGCCTTGCCACAGGCGTTTGGGGAGCCGTTAGGAAGGGAACGAAGATAGATACTAGTATGAGGGTATACAGCATAGTCGCCTACACCCTCTTCATACCGTGGTTTGGAATGATGCTCCAGTACCTCTTCGGGGTCAAACTCCACTGGCTACCCACATCCGGAAGGATTGACCCGGGCATAACCTCGTTCCACTCCATAACCGGCCTTTATCTCCTTGACAGCCTGGTTGAAGGGAACTGGGCGGCTTTCGTGAGCGTGGCCGAACACCTCATCCTGCCCAGTTTAACCCTCGGAATAGTGCTCAGCGGAGCCTACACCCGTCTCGTCAGGAACAACATGATCGACGTCCTCAGTCAGGACTTCATACGCTCCTACAAGGCGAGGGGAGTCCCGGACCGGAAAGTCCTCCGGTACGCCCTCAAGAATGCGTTTATCCCCGTTGTGACGCTCATGGGCCTCCAGTTCGCGATACTCCTCGGCGGTGCGGTCCTTACCGAGACCACCTTCAACTGGCCGGGAATGGGCACCTTCATCATGGACAGGATTAACTACCGCGACTACAACTCTATCCAAGGTGCGGTGATAGTCTTCGCCCTCTTCGTCGGCCTGATCAGCCTTATCGTGGACATAATCTACGCAATCCTCGATCCGAGGGTGGAGTACTGA
- a CDS encoding inositol-3-phosphate synthase — protein sequence MVRVVILGQGFVASIFASGLEKVKAGKMEPYGVPMADELPIKIREVEIVGSYDVDASKVGKDLYDVVRRYDPEAPESLKGITVRKGIHLRSLRNLPIKATGLDDEMTLKEAVEHLIGEWKELKPDVFVNVCTTEAFHMFQSREELEKAIEEDDREKLTATQVYVYAAAKYAKEVGGAAFVNAIPTLIANSPVFVELAKESNLVVFGDDGATGATPLTADVLSHLAQRNRYVLDVAQFNIGGNNDFLALTDKERNKSKEFTKSSIVKDLLGYDAPHYIKPTGFLEPLSDKKFIAMHIEYVSFNGAHDELVITGRINDSPALAGLLVDLVRLGKMAVEKKEFGTVYDVNAFYMKNPGPNERPNIPRIIAHEKARMWAGLEPKWL from the coding sequence ATGGTTAGGGTTGTTATACTCGGACAGGGATTCGTTGCCAGCATTTTTGCGAGCGGTCTTGAGAAGGTAAAGGCCGGAAAGATGGAGCCCTACGGCGTCCCAATGGCCGACGAGCTCCCGATTAAGATACGGGAGGTTGAGATCGTCGGTTCTTACGACGTCGACGCTTCTAAGGTCGGAAAGGATCTCTATGATGTCGTCAGGAGATACGACCCCGAGGCCCCGGAGAGCCTCAAGGGGATAACCGTGAGAAAGGGAATTCACCTAAGGAGCCTTAGGAACCTCCCGATTAAGGCCACCGGCCTCGACGACGAGATGACGCTTAAGGAAGCTGTTGAGCACCTTATCGGCGAGTGGAAGGAGCTCAAACCGGACGTCTTTGTGAACGTCTGCACCACTGAAGCCTTCCACATGTTCCAGAGCAGGGAGGAGCTTGAGAAGGCCATAGAAGAAGACGACCGCGAGAAGCTCACCGCCACCCAGGTTTACGTTTATGCAGCAGCCAAGTACGCCAAGGAAGTTGGCGGAGCGGCCTTCGTGAACGCCATTCCAACCCTCATCGCTAACAGCCCGGTCTTCGTTGAGCTCGCGAAGGAGAGCAACCTCGTCGTCTTCGGCGACGACGGTGCCACCGGTGCCACGCCGCTCACCGCCGACGTCCTCAGCCACCTTGCCCAGAGGAACCGCTACGTTCTGGACGTGGCCCAGTTCAACATCGGCGGCAACAACGACTTCTTAGCACTCACCGACAAGGAGAGGAACAAGAGTAAGGAGTTCACGAAGAGCTCAATCGTTAAAGATCTCCTCGGCTACGACGCTCCACACTACATCAAGCCGACCGGCTTCCTTGAACCGCTCAGCGACAAGAAGTTCATCGCCATGCACATCGAGTACGTCAGCTTCAACGGGGCCCATGATGAGCTCGTCATAACCGGCAGGATAAACGACAGTCCCGCCCTTGCTGGCCTGCTCGTCGACCTCGTAAGGCTTGGAAAGATGGCCGTTGAGAAGAAGGAGTTCGGAACGGTCTACGATGTCAACGCCTTCTACATGAAGAACCCTGGACCGAATGAGAGGCCGAACATACCGAGGATAATCGCCCACGAGAAGGCCAGGATGTGGGCTGGACTGGAGCCCAAGTGGCTCTGA
- the pyrF gene encoding orotidine-5'-phosphate decarboxylase, which produces MGESRLILALDVYERERALKIAKETSDYLRAIKVNWPLIIGSGLEIITELKERTGLPIIADLKLADIPNTNRLIAGKVFEAGADYIITHGFVGRDSVRAVMKLGKTIIVVEMSHPGAKEFIQPVVDKLIELANELEPFGVIAPATRPERVRYIRSKLGPGIKVITPGVGAQGGSAREALNAGADYIIVGRAIYGSENPREAAKKIYEEIRGLREWS; this is translated from the coding sequence ATGGGGGAGAGCAGACTTATCCTTGCCCTCGACGTCTACGAGCGAGAGAGGGCACTTAAAATAGCTAAGGAGACCTCGGACTATCTCCGGGCTATCAAGGTAAACTGGCCGCTGATTATAGGCTCCGGTTTGGAAATCATTACCGAGCTGAAGGAAAGAACCGGACTTCCGATCATAGCCGACCTGAAGCTCGCCGACATTCCTAACACGAACAGGCTGATAGCGGGTAAGGTCTTTGAGGCTGGAGCAGACTACATAATCACCCATGGTTTCGTCGGAAGGGACAGTGTCAGAGCCGTTATGAAGCTTGGAAAAACCATCATCGTTGTCGAGATGAGCCATCCCGGAGCTAAGGAGTTCATTCAGCCTGTCGTGGACAAACTGATCGAACTGGCCAATGAGCTTGAACCTTTCGGTGTCATAGCCCCAGCAACGAGACCGGAGCGGGTAAGGTACATCCGCTCGAAGCTCGGGCCTGGAATTAAGGTTATCACTCCAGGAGTTGGAGCACAGGGTGGAAGCGCCAGGGAAGCCCTCAACGCGGGTGCAGATTACATAATCGTCGGGCGCGCGATCTACGGGAGTGAGAATCCGCGGGAAGCGGCGAAGAAGATATACGAAGAGATTAGGGGGTTGAGAGAGTGGAGCTGA
- a CDS encoding bifunctional L-myo-inositol-1-phosphate cytidylyltransferase/CDP-L-myo-inositol myo-inositolphosphotransferase has translation MAPETAVILAAGFGTRMGGKPKGLVMVAGREILYRTIRLLQETGVGRFVIVTNERYAPFYQEFIEKHGFDAELIINPEPGKGNGHSLQLAKERVSGRFVLVAGDHVYSVAFIEKAVKGNGLIADREPTWIEVDEATKVRVKDGRVWKIGKNFNDWDAADTGFFVLDEGIFEITETLEMEKNGDYSLSEVIERAKVPVTFVDGLDWMDVDTPKDIKRARRMLVKTAVKGTGDGFISRHLNRKVSTWISERLVERVTPNQMTVVTFLLGIFSALLALVNLPLAGILYQLSSILDGVDGELARAQLRASRLGGYIDSLLDRYVDGSFLALLAYASLKDPVWYLVALLALLGSVMVSYSTERFKGAFCRDAYAEVSTLRKLPGKRDERMFLTMMFLLYPVDASIKALFLTLALLTNIRVFLVAYFISKKVLQAKTI, from the coding sequence ATGGCACCAGAGACGGCAGTAATTCTCGCCGCTGGCTTCGGGACGAGGATGGGTGGAAAACCTAAGGGCCTGGTCATGGTAGCGGGAAGGGAGATTCTGTACAGGACGATAAGGTTACTCCAGGAGACCGGGGTCGGGCGCTTTGTAATCGTCACAAACGAGAGGTATGCGCCCTTTTATCAGGAGTTCATAGAGAAGCACGGCTTCGACGCTGAGCTCATCATAAACCCGGAGCCGGGGAAGGGGAACGGTCACTCTCTCCAACTTGCTAAGGAGAGGGTCTCTGGCAGGTTCGTCCTCGTGGCGGGCGACCATGTTTACAGTGTGGCCTTCATTGAAAAGGCTGTGAAGGGAAATGGTCTCATAGCTGACAGAGAACCCACGTGGATTGAGGTTGATGAGGCCACAAAAGTTCGGGTAAAGGACGGAAGGGTCTGGAAAATCGGGAAGAACTTCAATGACTGGGACGCCGCTGATACCGGCTTCTTCGTGCTCGACGAGGGGATATTTGAGATCACGGAAACTCTTGAGATGGAGAAAAATGGTGATTACTCACTCAGTGAAGTTATTGAGCGCGCAAAAGTCCCGGTGACTTTCGTTGACGGCCTCGACTGGATGGACGTCGATACTCCAAAGGACATCAAGAGAGCAAGAAGAATGCTCGTTAAAACGGCCGTGAAAGGAACGGGAGACGGCTTCATCAGCAGGCACCTGAACAGGAAGGTTTCAACGTGGATAAGTGAGAGGCTCGTTGAGAGAGTTACACCCAACCAGATGACAGTGGTGACGTTCCTGTTGGGAATCTTCTCAGCTCTGCTGGCGCTAGTTAACCTCCCCTTGGCAGGAATACTCTACCAGCTCAGCTCCATCCTAGACGGCGTTGACGGGGAGCTGGCAAGGGCTCAGCTGAGAGCGAGCAGATTGGGCGGTTACATAGACTCCCTCCTCGACCGCTACGTTGACGGCTCTTTCCTTGCGCTTCTCGCGTACGCGTCTCTGAAAGATCCGGTGTGGTACCTAGTGGCACTCCTCGCTCTTCTTGGCTCGGTCATGGTCAGCTACTCAACAGAGAGATTTAAGGGGGCCTTCTGCAGGGACGCCTATGCTGAGGTATCTACCCTTAGAAAACTGCCAGGAAAGCGGGATGAGAGGATGTTTCTGACCATGATGTTCCTCCTCTACCCAGTGGACGCTTCCATAAAAGCCCTTTTCCTCACGCTGGCCTTGCTAACTAACATCCGTGTTTTCTTGGTAGCATATTTCATCTCGAAGAAAGTTTTGCAAGCGAAAACTATTTAA
- a CDS encoding ABC transporter permease, with protein MRVIDYLLKPLRERKPGRGLLIFGLIVVFTVILLALLAPVISPYNPTEIGPDVFSPPSWKHPMGTNNLGQDVFSRIIWGSRIILYVVAVATTLSIVIGVPLGLLSGYYGGKTDRTLSMIMDSIYSFPSLILAIVIAVVLGPSPINTAVAISFVYVPTYFRMVRGQTLSLKGQLFVEAAKAIGTKNREIMRKYILPNVMPTVLVVFTLSVADAILTEAGLSFLGLSVTPPTPDWGYDLHVGQPFLLDGYWWLAFFPGIMIMLLAMGFAMIGEAINERLSLGTR; from the coding sequence ATGAGAGTTATCGACTACCTGCTGAAACCGCTCAGGGAAAGGAAACCCGGCAGGGGGCTTCTCATATTCGGTCTCATTGTAGTCTTCACTGTCATACTACTGGCCCTCCTAGCCCCAGTGATATCCCCATACAATCCGACGGAGATAGGACCGGACGTCTTCTCGCCCCCAAGCTGGAAGCACCCGATGGGAACCAACAACCTGGGTCAGGATGTCTTCTCCAGGATAATCTGGGGCTCCAGGATAATCCTCTACGTAGTGGCAGTGGCCACCACACTTTCAATAGTCATTGGGGTGCCCCTCGGCCTCCTCTCCGGATACTACGGCGGAAAAACCGATAGAACCCTCAGCATGATAATGGACAGCATCTACTCCTTCCCGTCCCTCATCCTGGCCATAGTGATAGCCGTTGTCCTCGGCCCCAGTCCCATCAACACCGCGGTGGCAATAAGCTTCGTCTACGTACCGACCTATTTCAGGATGGTGCGCGGTCAGACGCTCAGTCTCAAGGGCCAGCTCTTCGTCGAGGCCGCCAAGGCCATAGGGACCAAGAACAGAGAGATAATGCGCAAGTACATCCTGCCCAACGTCATGCCGACCGTTCTGGTCGTGTTCACCCTCAGCGTTGCGGATGCCATCCTAACGGAGGCAGGTTTGAGCTTCCTCGGTCTTTCAGTGACCCCGCCGACTCCCGACTGGGGATACGACCTCCACGTCGGCCAGCCCTTCCTCCTCGACGGTTACTGGTGGCTTGCCTTCTTCCCGGGGATAATGATCATGCTCCTGGCCATGGGGTTTGCCATGATAGGCGAGGCCATCAACGAGAGGCTTTCCCTTGGAACGAGGTGA
- a CDS encoding TIGR00289 family protein, producing the protein MRVAVLYSGGKDSNYALYWALKQGFEVGYLVSMVSESEESYMYHVPNIHLTELQARAVGIPLVKGFTSGEKEKEVEDMKAVLEGLKIEGVVAGALASEYQKQRVDKVAKELGIESFAPAWHRDPVEYMREIIGIFDVVVVGTAAYGLDESWLGRKIDEKALEELIRLNEKYRVHVAGEGGEFETFVRDAPFFRARVIFDEVEKKWNECNYSGVLEVKRAHLEWKP; encoded by the coding sequence ATGCGCGTTGCAGTCCTCTATTCAGGCGGGAAAGACTCGAACTATGCCCTCTACTGGGCGCTCAAGCAGGGGTTTGAGGTGGGGTACCTCGTGTCAATGGTGAGCGAGAGCGAAGAGAGCTACATGTACCACGTTCCAAACATCCACCTTACTGAGCTCCAGGCGAGGGCTGTTGGAATACCCCTCGTCAAGGGCTTCACTTCCGGAGAGAAGGAGAAGGAAGTCGAGGATATGAAGGCCGTCCTTGAAGGACTGAAAATTGAGGGTGTCGTTGCCGGTGCACTGGCCAGCGAGTACCAGAAGCAGAGGGTGGATAAGGTGGCGAAAGAGCTCGGAATAGAGAGCTTCGCCCCCGCCTGGCACCGCGATCCGGTTGAATACATGAGGGAAATAATTGGCATTTTCGACGTTGTGGTTGTTGGAACGGCGGCCTATGGCCTTGACGAGAGCTGGCTTGGGAGAAAAATAGATGAAAAGGCTCTGGAAGAACTGATAAGGCTTAATGAGAAGTACAGGGTTCACGTTGCCGGCGAAGGTGGTGAGTTCGAGACCTTCGTAAGGGACGCGCCGTTCTTCAGGGCGAGGGTTATCTTCGACGAGGTCGAGAAGAAGTGGAACGAGTGCAACTACTCCGGTGTGCTTGAAGTTAAGAGGGCGCACCTGGAGTGGAAGCCCTAA
- a CDS encoding RNA-binding protein, with amino-acid sequence MELKVKHPLSKKEIKEIAREMAEVFGEEIAVRMVSKKDRVDVAEFDKTTEILLVNGKPFFIRRKGLVFPLVIALYELSNEEDLRKWPRRVVVDAGAVPFVLKGADVMAAGITDTDENIKEGDFVFVVEEDYGRPLAIGIALMNGKAMKEKPKGKAVKNIHHAKDRIWELTVG; translated from the coding sequence GTGGAGCTGAAGGTCAAACATCCCCTCAGTAAAAAGGAAATAAAGGAGATAGCCAGGGAGATGGCCGAAGTATTCGGTGAGGAGATAGCGGTCAGGATGGTCAGCAAGAAGGACAGGGTGGATGTGGCGGAGTTCGATAAAACCACCGAAATTCTCCTCGTGAACGGTAAACCGTTCTTCATAAGGCGGAAAGGACTTGTCTTTCCGCTTGTGATAGCCCTCTACGAGCTCTCCAACGAGGAAGACCTGCGGAAGTGGCCGAGACGCGTCGTGGTCGATGCGGGGGCCGTTCCCTTCGTGCTCAAGGGGGCGGACGTTATGGCTGCTGGAATAACCGATACCGATGAAAACATAAAGGAGGGGGACTTCGTCTTTGTGGTCGAGGAGGACTACGGTAGGCCTCTCGCTATAGGCATCGCCCTTATGAACGGGAAGGCCATGAAGGAAAAACCGAAAGGGAAGGCTGTGAAGAACATTCACCACGCCAAGGACAGGATATGGGAGCTCACGGTGGGCTGA